Proteins from one Salarias fasciatus chromosome 14, fSalaFa1.1, whole genome shotgun sequence genomic window:
- the LOC115400123 gene encoding P2Y purinoceptor 14-like, whose product MAHLNSTHLPNNQSDFSSVFTQQVLPPLYCLIFLVGVALNGVAACIFFHVPADSGLVVYLKNMVVADLLMLCTIPIRVAAKLGLGGWRLHVVLCRYTAVLFYSSMYVGILFMGFISLERYVKIVRHTSSSASSSPTSSLHLLQSTGFARVLALLTWGLLLLGVLPNAVLTSRPADERNARQCMQLKTALGVQWHRASSMFSVSLFWATLLVLLFCYASITRRVYQTYRRVRRDSGDVCRKSNRSIFSILAVFFICFVPYHVCRVPYTLSQMPASGFSRHAHFLLFQAKEGTLFLSALNVCLDPVIYFLMCRTFRESLLRKLSG is encoded by the coding sequence aTGGCTCACCTTAACTCCACCCACCTGCCCAACAACCAATCAGACTTCAGTAGCGTCTTCACACAGCAGGTGCTGCCGCCGCTCTACTGTCTGATCTTCCTGGTGGGCGTGGCCTTGAACGGCGTAGCTGCCTGCATCTTCTTCCACGTGCCGGCGGACTCGGGGCTGGTGGTGTACCTGAAGAACATGGTGGTGGCCGACCTGCTCATGTTGTGCACCATCCCCATCCGGGTGGCGGCTAAGCTGGGGCTCGGCGGCTGGCGCCTGCACGTGGTGCTCTGCCGCTACACCGCCGTGCTCTTCTACTCCTCCATGTACGTGGGAATCCTCTTCATGGGCTTCATCAGTCTGGAGCGTTACGTCAAGATCGTCCGCCACACgtcttcctccgcctcctcgtCCCCAACATCCTCGCTGCACCTCCTGCAGAGCACCGGCTTTGCCCGGGTGCTGGCACTCCTCACCTGGGGCCTGCTCCTCCTTGGCGTGCTGCCCAACGCCGTGCTGACCAGCCGACCGGCCGACGAGCGGAACGCCCGGCAGTGCATGCAGCTGAAGACGGCGCTGGGCGTGCAGTGGCACCGAGCCTCCTCAATGTTCAGCGTGTCCCTGTTCTGGGCCACGCTGCTGGTGCTCCTCTTCTGCTACGCCTCCATCACCCGCCGCGTCTACCAGACGTACCGTCGCGTCCGCCGTGACAGCGGCGACGTCTGCCGCAAGTCCAACCGCAGCATCTTCAGCATCCTGGccgtcttcttcatctgcttCGTGCCGTACCACGTCTGCCGTGTACCCTACACGCTCAGCCAGATGCCGGCGTCCGGCTTCAGCcgccacgcccacttcctgctcttccagGCCAAGGAGGGAACGCTCTTTCTGTCGGCGCTCAACGTCTGCCTCGACCCCGTCATCTACTTCCTGATGTGCCGCACCTTCAGGGAGTCGCTGCTCCGCAAACTGTCgggatga
- the LOC115400116 gene encoding P2Y purinoceptor 14-like, with product MSHPGEPGTTTFFNWTSTSTTPPPCDLNSPANFFFAAFYSLVLVVGLLLNGFTLKVYLCGPAPTGGGVGVYLKNLAAADFFLCLCLPLRLAHFTSSSPSLQRSYCHVGAPAFYLNMYASILFMGYIAGNRYLKIVHPLGTHVLQTVRAAHLVSMVTWAFLLAMTCAYVALWSVTQRTVAPREHSLRCEVLHSQQLKTFYRVAHGSMAAIFLLVLCSLLFFYRRMSRRLAGAQRRQPVTAGSRRLARGRRNMLVLMGVFCVCFVPFHLVRLPYTFLSDRSCQLNRVLFYVKEVTTMLSVLNVCLDPLIYFIFCKAYRAQLGRRGAGQGAGQGGIRGALKGELSSTQEAPNG from the exons ATGAGCCACCCCGGAGAACCAGGAACCACCACGTTCTTCAACTGGACCTCTACCAGCACGACCCCACCTCCCTGTGATCTCAACTCACCGGCCAACTTCTTCTTCGCAGCTTTTTACAGTCTGGTGTTAGTG GTGGGTCTGCTGCTGAACGGCTTCACTCTGAAGGTTTACCTCTGCGGACCGGCgccgaccggcggcggcgtcGGCGTCTACCTGAAGAACCTGGCGGCGGCGGacttcttcctctgcctctgcctcccgCTGAGGCTGGCTCACTTCACCAGCAGCTCGCCTTCCCTGCAGCGCAGCTACTGCCACGTCGGCGCCCCGGCCTTCTACCTCAACATGTACGCCAGCATCCTGTTCATGGGCTACATCGCAGGAAACAG GTATCTGAAGATCGTCCATCCTTTGGGGACTCACGTCCTTCAGACGGTGCGAGCGGCTCACCTGGTCTCCATGGTAACCTGGGCCTTCCTGCTCGCCATGACGTGCGCCTACGTGGCTCTGTGGTCCGTCACGCAGCGGACGGTCGCGCCGCGGGAACACAGCCTGCGCTGCGAGGTTCTGCACAGCCAGCAGCTGAAGACGTTCTACCGGGTCGCTCACGGCTCCATGGCCGCCATCTTCCTGCTGgttctctgctcgctgctcttcTTCTACCGCCGGATGTCCCGCAGGCTCGCCGGGGCGCAGCGCCGCCAGCCGGTGACCGCGGGATCCCGGAGGCTGGCCCGCGGCCGCAGGAACATGCTGGTCCTCATGGGCGTGTTCTGCGTGTGCTTCGTGCCGTTCCACCTGGTCCGCCTGCCCTACACCTTCCTGTCGGACCGGAGCTGCCAGCTGAACCGAGTTCTGTTCTACGTGAAGGAAGTGACCACCATGCTGTCGGTCCTCAACGTCTGCCTGGACCCGCTCATCTACTTCATCTTCTGCAAGGCCTACAGGGCCCAGCTGGgccggaggggggcggggcagggggcgGGCCAAGGCGGGATCCGAGGGGCATTGAAGGGGGAGCtcagctccacacaggaagcccCCAACGGATAG
- the LOC115400120 gene encoding P2Y purinoceptor 14-like, with protein sequence MAHLNSTHLPNNQSDFSSVFTQQVLPPLYFVIFLVGVALNGVAACIFFRVPADSGLVVYLKNMVVADLLMLSTFPFRVAAQLGLGGWRLHVVLCRYTAVLFYSSMYVGILFMGFISLERYVKIVRHTSSSASSSPTSSLHLLQSTGFARVLALLTWGLLLLGVLPNAVLTSRPADERNARQCMQLKTALGVQWHRASTLFSVSLFWATLLVLLFCYASIARRVYQTYRRVRCDSGDVCRKSNRSIFSILAVFFICFVPYHVCRVPYTLSQMPASGFSRHARFLLFQAKEGTLFLSALNVCLDPVIYFLMCRTFRESLLRKLSGRERRRSLTTAQSLSNI encoded by the coding sequence aTGGCTCACCTTAACTCCACCCACCTGCCCAACAACCAGTCAGACTTCAGTAGCGTCTTCACACAGCAGGTGCTGCCGCCGCTCTACTTCGTGATCTTCCTGGTGGGCGTGGCCCTGAACGGCGTAGCTGCCTGCATCTTCTTCCGCGTGCCGGCGGACTCGGGGCTGGTGGTGTACCTGAAGAACATGGTGGTGGCCGACCTGCTCATGTTGTCCACGTTCCCGTTCCGGGTGGCGGCCCAGCTGGGGCTCGGCGGCTGGCGCCTGCATGTGGTGCTCTGCCGCTACACCGCCGTGCTCTTCTACTCCTCCATGTACGTGGGAATCCTCTTCATGGGCTTCATCAGCCTGGAGCGCTACGTCAAGATCGTCCGCCACACgtcttcctccgcctcctcgtCCCCAACATCCTCGCTGCACCTCCTGCAGAGCACTGGCTTTGCCCGGGTGCTGGCACTCCTCACTTGGGGCCTGCTCCTCCTTGGCGTGCTGCCCAATGCCGTGCTGACCAGCCGACCGGCCGACGAGCGGAACGCCCGGCAGTGCATGCAGCTGAAGACGGCGCTGGGCGTGCAGTGGCACCGAGCCTCCACCCTCTTCAGCGTGTCCCTGTTCTGGGCCACGCTGCTGGTGCTCCTCTTCTGCTACGCCTCCATCGCCCGCCGCGTCTACCAGACGTACCGCCGCGTCCGCTGCGACAGCGGCGACGTCTGCCGCAAGTCCAACCGCAGCATCTTCAGCATCCTGGccgtcttcttcatctgcttTGTGCCGTACCACGTCTGCCGTGTACCCTACACACTCAGCCAGATGCCGGCGTCCGGCTTCAGCCGCCATGCCCGCTTCCTGCTCTTCCAGGCCAAGGAGGGAACGCTCTTTCTGTCGGCGCTCAACGTCTGCCTCGACCCCGTCATCTACTTCCTGATGTGCCGCACCTTCAGGGAGTCGCTGCTCCGCAAACTGTCGggacgagagaggaggaggtcaCTGACCACGGCCCAGAGCCTCAGCAACATCTAG